Proteins encoded in a region of the Chlorogloeopsis sp. ULAP01 genome:
- a CDS encoding peptidylprolyl isomerase, translated as MTYMHYTVDFSGISVEANEIIQFIKQNFQIKEICQKILYQKIIEKTAHEKGLTVTKAEIQAEENRLCREMRLSNQSDICVWLVNQIMDLEDWESGIRNRLLAKKLANYLFALGVEMFFNLNASDFDQVLIYKIVVPSVEIAKEILARIDANQVSFYEAAHLYDIDEKRRHQFGYEGKIYRWNIESTIATAIFNGTPGQIFGPLAVKEGHSLWMVEEIIPAELNAQSYQDVLNHIFQQWLAMELNYLLHTDNQ; from the coding sequence ATGACTTATATGCATTATACAGTTGATTTTTCTGGAATATCTGTAGAAGCAAATGAAATCATTCAATTTATCAAACAAAATTTTCAAATTAAGGAAATATGTCAAAAAATTTTATATCAAAAAATTATTGAGAAAACTGCTCATGAAAAAGGTTTAACAGTTACTAAAGCTGAGATTCAAGCTGAAGAAAATCGTCTATGTCGTGAAATGCGTTTAAGCAATCAATCAGACATTTGTGTTTGGTTAGTAAATCAAATAATGGATTTAGAAGATTGGGAAAGTGGCATTCGTAATCGTCTTCTAGCTAAAAAATTGGCTAATTATTTATTCGCTTTGGGTGTTGAAATGTTTTTCAACTTAAATGCTAGTGATTTTGATCAAGTCTTAATTTATAAAATAGTTGTTCCTTCAGTAGAAATTGCTAAAGAGATTTTGGCTCGAATTGATGCAAATCAAGTTAGTTTTTATGAAGCTGCTCACCTCTATGATATTGATGAAAAACGTAGACATCAGTTTGGCTATGAAGGAAAGATTTATCGCTGGAATATAGAATCAACCATAGCAACAGCTATATTTAATGGAACGCCGGGACAGATATTTGGGCCACTTGCTGTCAAGGAAGGGCATTCTCTTTGGATGGTTGAAGAGATCATTCCGGCAGAATTAAATGCTCAAAGCTATCAAGATGTTTTAAATCACATTTTTCAACAGTGGTTAGCTATGGAGCTAAATTATCTTCTTCACACTGACAACCAATAA
- a CDS encoding 3-oxoacyl-ACP synthase encodes MAFIVATSTGFPPNYYSQEVLANLVRKYCLSMALDFDLNTIDHFFTDIKIKGRYFALPLESFYDPPTIEESSKAAIKAAVNLSEITVRKLLEQTNLDPKEVSQMTSVSITTTLPSLDARLMNRIPFSPNLKRMPLGGLGCVGGAIGLSRVTDYLQGHPQEAAILFAVELASFYWQGSLQGDLHYMIGHLSKEPHLYSEIITTILTAASFGDGAAAVLMVGRDHCLAHSGQPEVIGTRSNFIPNTEDVLGMDIVDTGIRNIWKLSVVGEFTKIGLRQAIDGLLTEYGISIDQISYWMVHPGAIQPLEQEFGLNEPALKLSRKTLVEVGNLSSPTVLCVLDTIFSEEQPVPGAYGLVIGIGPGFSQEVVLLQW; translated from the coding sequence ATGGCTTTTATTGTTGCAACATCCACTGGTTTTCCCCCCAACTATTACTCTCAAGAAGTACTAGCTAATTTAGTACGCAAGTACTGCTTGAGTATGGCCTTGGATTTTGATCTAAATACTATCGACCATTTCTTTACCGATATCAAGATTAAGGGCCGTTACTTTGCATTGCCTCTTGAGTCTTTTTACGATCCTCCTACGATTGAAGAGAGTTCCAAAGCAGCAATCAAAGCGGCTGTCAATCTTAGTGAAATAACTGTGCGTAAATTGCTAGAGCAAACTAACCTTGACCCCAAAGAGGTATCACAAATGACCTCTGTAAGTATCACGACTACACTTCCTTCGTTAGATGCTCGGTTGATGAACAGGATTCCATTTTCTCCCAATTTAAAAAGGATGCCTCTAGGTGGTTTAGGTTGTGTAGGTGGGGCGATCGGTCTATCTAGAGTTACAGATTACCTACAGGGACATCCTCAAGAAGCTGCAATTCTTTTTGCTGTCGAACTCGCCTCCTTTTATTGGCAGGGTTCTTTGCAAGGAGATTTGCACTACATGATCGGACATCTGTCAAAAGAACCACACTTATACAGCGAAATTATTACCACAATACTTACTGCTGCATCATTTGGTGATGGAGCAGCAGCTGTTTTGATGGTTGGTCGCGATCATTGTTTAGCCCACTCTGGACAACCTGAGGTGATTGGCACTCGGTCAAATTTTATCCCCAATACCGAAGACGTTTTGGGGATGGATATTGTTGATACTGGCATCAGAAATATTTGGAAGCTTTCAGTGGTAGGCGAATTTACAAAAATAGGCTTGCGCCAAGCCATCGATGGCTTGCTTACTGAGTACGGCATATCAATTGACCAGATTTCTTACTGGATGGTTCATCCTGGAGCAATCCAGCCTCTAGAACAGGAGTTTGGTCTCAATGAGCCAGCACTAAAGTTGAGTCGCAAAACCTTAGTAGAGGTAGGTAATCTTTCATCACCTACAGTGCTCTGTGTACTAGATACAATCTTCTCCGAAGAACAGCCTGTCCCGGGAGCTTATGGTTTGGTCATAGGTATTGGCCCTGGATTTTCTCAAGAAGTTGTTTTGTTGCAATGGTGA